cagggagctggctggaCAGGTTAGGAGGCACACATCCATCTTTCCTTggctccccctccccatgcccCCAGTCAATATGTCTCTCTCCGATGAGAAAGTTAATAAATTTAGCTCTAGATTAAAAGTATCGATCATTTCATTTGTAAGCGATAAATAACCATGGGGGAAGCGCTGGGCGGCCCGCAGGGTaggtgctgctggctctggctgcagcagccatgcAGCCTGCTGGGGCCAGGGGCCCTCATATGGATTCTGCCCGGATGCTGGCATTGATTTGCTATTAGTCTCCACGCACCACCCAGTAGCACATCATTCCCGGAGCCGCTATTAATGGCCTTTTGATAAATAATCACTTGTAAGTcaataaatttttattaaagagTGTGGCGCTTTGATTTATGAAAATCCGACGGGGTTTGTCTGGGAGAAAAGGGATGCAGAATTGAAGCGGAGCAGCTATCCATctgcctgccaggctgccctgcctgcgCTCGCGCCCACACGCCCCTGGGGCTACcagccccaggctctgccacaCACTGGCAGGAGCCCTGCCCACAcgccccagggctgcccagccccaggtAGGGCCCAGCTGAGGGGCGCAGGGTGGGTTtggggagggcagagctggtgcttGCCACTGACCGGGCTTCGCATGCCCTGCTGAGTACCTGGTGTTGGCAGGGGAACCACTCTGCTGCAGCAAGCCGCAGCAGCAAGCGGccagtgctggctgtgcaggaagagagcagcagtgggcagagtgagcaggagagcagggTGGTCCTGGCCACCGCCCCGGGggcctgcagagagcagcactgctgggggacCCGGCCGGCTGCAGGGACATACAGGGCAGCCAAGCTGCAGGAATGcacagggcagccaggctgcgGCTGCGATTTGTCACCCTCCCCAGCTACAGCAGGCCCTTTGCCACCTGCTTTATTTGTCTCCCAGTCCTGACGTGGCATCAGACAGGTGTTAAACTACTTAATcactttaaaattgttttaattttctgttttgtattgaTCTCCACAGCACCAATTAATCAGCTCACTGGACCAGGCAGTTAGTACATTAAAAATTGTCAGCCACGCTGGGCAGCttagaaaatgtcaaaaaaatatCCTGACAGCAGCTCCTCACTTCTGCCGTGTGgagcctgctcctgctgagtgctggtgctgcccatGGATGGTGACGtggctctcccagccctgccacacaGATGGGTCGCATGGAGCACAgagcctctgccccagccccgtgcACTGCACTACCCGTGGGACCTGCCCTCCCGTGCCCTTGCAAAGGGTCTATCAGCTCTGCTACCCGCTGGCATTTGTCCCATCGAGGCAACTGAGAGGGAAGCATTCCAAGCGCCACACTCGCTGCGGCAGGGCTTGACAGGGACCTACGGGATGAGGTTGGTTCTCCTCAGCCCTGGGAAAGTGCTGCCAAGAAGTCAGTGCTCCTTGCAAAGTCCCTCCACCCCAGCGCGTGGCAGAAAGTGACACGTTGGAGGACTTGAAGCCAAATGTGGGCCCCGGGGCCTGGGCAGACGGGTTGCACAGTGATGGTCTGCAGCCCCACACCACGGCTTCACGGCACAAGGCTGGTGCTCAGGGCCGCTGCAAAGCCCCAGTGCTCCAGGGGCACTGATTGTCCCCGGGGGTGGACGTGGCCACCAGTCCATCCCTAGATGttgcctgcagccacaggggAGAGCAGCTTGGgatgcagcccccagcacttcCTCCATGCCCATGCCACACTGCTAATCAGTATATGATGGGCCAGCAGCACCTTATCTCTTATTGATTTCTGCCCAAGACACAGCCGGTCTGTTTGCTCACACCTGGCTGGCACTTAACTGGCTCTTGGCTGAACAACTGCTGAGCTCGTTGGGCCCCCAGCACTATGCCTGTGCCAAAGGACTCCCTTTGGCATCCTGAGCAGCTGGGGACAGATGGCCCTATGTGGCACCCACCATTGGTGTGCAAGGGCTGACCATGAGGAGCCACAGCAGGGGGTGTGCAGCCCCACATGCACACCCGTGTGCATATGTGCATCCCCTGCTGTACAGGGGTGCAGCATGGGGAGGGGGGCCCACCAGGTTGGCAGGCAAACACACCGGAGCTATTGACACCACATCAATCCTGTAGCCTCGACAGGTGAATGGGCTCCCACTCACACCATTAAGATAAATGATATTTATTTGCTGCTAAGAGGTTCCAACATGAGGCCCCAACAAGTGACTTTTGAACCAGCACCTCTTGCTGcccatgcacacacaaaccAGGGAAAACCCTGGAAAGAGTCCCAGGGCTGCCTTCTTCCTGTGGGCTTTCCTGCCACACACACAGaaccacagccccagccccttcccctgcctggcACGCAGACCCTGCCCCATTCATGCTATCCCAGCCCCTTCTCTGGCCCAGCCTCACGAGGGGACCCTGGACCACACGGCCACAAAGCAAGCGCTGGGACTTGGCTGGGACCTTTATTGTATCAATGCTGACAGCATGGCCACGCCTGATGCTGCCCACGcatgctgctcccagccctgcaagctGTGAtccctgggcaggagctgccaggaAGCGGGCAACAGCCACCCCATACCCACAGCCGGGCATCTGCTGGGGGGTCACCCCTGGCAGGAAGCAGGCGGCTGGGCCAGGTGCCCCACAGCCCAGAGGAGGGGACTGTGCCGGCACTCAGCCGCTGTGCGTGcccaagcccagcacagagaAGGCCGCACGGtgcttcctcagcagcagccgGATCTTCTCATCATCTGAGTCAGGGTCCAGGGGCTTGTTGTACTCGTCGTCCTCAGTCTCAGAGGCTGCCTGCTCTCCACCAGAGCCCCCCACCCGCTGTGAGGACGAGGAGGGCTCCAGGGCGCTCTTCTTCCTCCATTTGGTCCGTCGGTTCTGGAACCAGACCTGCCACCCCAGGGGCCCAGCTCAGTTAGCAGCCACCACACCACATGCCCTGTGCCACCCAGGTACCAACACTCACCTTCACCTGGGACTCAGTCATGCCAAGGGAATAAGCCAGTCGTGCTCTCTCTGGACCTGCCAGGTACTTGGTCTGCTCAAAAGTCTTCTCCAGAGCAAAGATCTGGTGCCCTGTGAAGGTTGGGCGTGTGTGCTTCTTCTTGTGGATGCTGTCAGCCAGGTGAGCAGGGGCTGTGGAAAAGGATGAGGGAGGTGGGTGAGTGCCTGGGTGCTTTGCGGTGCATGGCTCTGGGCAGCTCTCCCCTTCCTGAACACAGCACCAGCACACCTGCCAGCCCTCAGCACCCACAGAGTCCCTCCATGCTGGCTCCACCCTAAATTAAAACCGTATTCTGGCCTCAGGGCTTCAGCCCCATCCCAGGAGTGCTGAGCTGCCCCCTGTGCCAGTGCCAGGCTGTGTACCCCCTGCGCGGGGACAGCACCAGCTTGTTGTGCCGAGAGGGGAAGGGTCGTTCGCAGCAGTGCACGGCCTCAGAGCCACACAGCACTGGGATCACTGTACCCCTGTGCCCCACACCCCACAGGACGCGTGAtgggaaggcaggcagagctgtgctagGAGCAGACGGCTGAGCTGCCTGACCTGCCTACTCCAAGAGcaaggagagaggggaaggggacTACGGCTGCAGATGCTGAGCAGCTGCACCCAGCCCCTGGCCCTGAGCCCCCTGGGGTTCCCCACGGGACAGCGGGTGCACCCGTCCCACCCACCCTCTGGCACAGCAGCAACGTGCTCTGCAATGCCCCCGCCCTCGccaccaggcaggcagcactgccagcacagggtcggccaccctgcctgcccctgccccgaGCCAGGCCAGGCACTGGCCCTCGCGAGGCTGCCGGAGCGGCAGGGGATCTCCAGGGTGGCGGGCTCTGCCTGTCCTTGCCAGATGTGGCTCGCCTGGGGACTAAGCAAAGAGTTAACGTTTGCCATTGGAGCTGCCCCTGTTCTTGAGCCAAAACCTCTGGCAGGTTGAGGTCCAGCAGCTCTGGCGCTGGGGCCGCCCTGTGGTCCTGGGGCAGCCCGCAGGGTGACCAGCCATGCCTCGCGCTGGGTGACAGAGAAGATGCGGCCTGGGCAGCTGCCCCACGTCCCGTCGCCGGTGCTGAGGGTTCGGGGCTCTGCGGGGTGCCTGTCGCTCACAGCGCCCACCCGCCTGCCCGCACCCACCCGCCCTGGCCCCACTGTACTTACGGCCGCCGCACTGCCGGCCGCCCCGCCAGtctggggctgcctctgcccagcagctcctgccccgcGACAGGTAATCGCCACCGGCCTTGGGGAGGGCCCCCACCTGGGGCCCGTAATAGACGCCCGGGGAGCTCAGTCCGTTAAATCCGCCCGCGTGGGGGTAGCCGGGGAGGAGGGTGCTGTTTGGTGTCGCCGCAGGCCGGCTGAGGATGTCAGAGATGCCGTGGGGCGTGCCGGCGGCCAGCTGGGCACCCAGCCCCGGGGGGCCCAGCTTGTAGAAGGAGCTCTGCACCGAGTACTGGCAGACGGGAGCCTTGGCCTCGGGGAAGGGGCCCAGCGAGGGGCCGTTGAGCAGGAAGGTGCCCGGCAGGTTGGCGTCCATGGCTCCGGCGCTGAGGCAGCCCTCAGAGTCCGGCTCCCCAGGGGCGCGACAGCCAGCCCATCCCCACCGGCCTGGGGGCTACCGGGCCCCGGCGTCCGCCCTGCCCGGCGGGCACCTGGGTGGCCGCGGGGGCGGCCCAGGGCGgtggcgggggccggggcccggGCAGGGGGCGGCGCGGGCGCCCTCCTGACCCCGGGTGGCCGCGGCACCGGACACTCAACTTGGGTTTGGGAAGCGCCAACATTTCTCTGATAAAGATGAGCCCCATTAGAATACGGGGCCCCCATTGGCCGGGCGGCCGCAGGAGCCGCTCCCATTGGCCGGGTCTCGGCGGCCTCGGCCGCCATTGGCTGCGCCGCGGGGCCAGCCCGGGATTGGCCCGGCCCAGACAAATCGCTCTTTGAaagccggcggcggggggacgCGGGCGCTGGACAGCGCCGGGCGGGAGCAGCACCGGCACCGGGCACCGGCACctggcaccggcaccggcacctGCACCGGGCACCGGCACCGCCGCTGATGCGGGGCCGGAATGCCGGACAGCGCGGCCGGAACGGGCCGGGACGTGGCGCCACCGGGACGCGGCGGGCCGGTGCCCTCGGCAGGCCGGTGCCCTCGGCGGGGCCCCACACAGCGGTGCCGCTGCCCCCGGCGCAGCTGggccaccccccccgccccgctgaCGCCCCCAGAAGCTCCCGGGGGAGGCCAAGGGCAGCACTGTGCACCCTCCCGGGCGGCTCGCCAGCCGTCTGGCAGCGCACAAACAggtgccagcacccaccacTGCCCCTGCCCACCTGGCAATGGGGTACGGGTGGAGGGGAGCCCCACGCCACGGTGCACCCCGGAGCCTCGGTCTCCCTCACACccttggaaaagcagagaggaaaagcagagtttGTGTTGGTTTCTTTATTAATTCATAGTCTGATAGCTGGTGTACAGGGAAATGATCTATACATCAGGGCTAAGACAGGGAAATCCAAAAGGCTTGTTTccataacaattaaaaaaaggaaataaaagtaatttttaaaacttctaaaaagcTTCTAGTGTGCAGACTGCAGCATTCTCTAGACTCAAGGTCGGGTGCAGCCTCCCCCTACCAGCCCTACAAGCAATCCGGGCGCAAAGCAATGTCACTGCAGGTGCCTGGCACGGTTGCAGCACAGCACATTCCCTAAGGCGGATACAAGGCCAAAGCACAGGACCCACACACAACTCTACGGTGGTGCTACGGAGTCAGCTGTCGCAGTGGGTCTAGGGACGTTATTGTACACAGCAAGGGTGATGGATGGAGAGTCTGTCTATATGGCTCAACtttggggtggggaagggggtgcTTTGCTCTCCAGGGCTAAGCTGGGtcatttgctttgctgcagctaGGCTTCCTCCTGACTGCAGAGGAGCCAGGGGCTTTCCCAGCAGATGCACGCCCGTGGCAAGACAGGGCTGCCCTACCAGGGTCACCATTGCATGGCCTGAAGCTGAAGGTGGGTTCATTCTGCATCTGGCCACTGAGAGCAAACTTGCACCCCGTGAAACATGTCCATGGCCACCTCCAGGGGAAAGAGCAGGGGATGCCCACACCACTGTGCTACAAAGGCCAGGCCCCCACACTGATTAAGTAAAGGACAGAGTCAGGGACATGGGACCTGCTGCCACTACCTGcatcctgctctcctggggTCAAGTACTGTAGCAGATTCAACCGACTGCACACCTCAGAGTTGCCTGGACGGTTCTGCCCATCACTGCTTTCCTGCTAGAGCAGctggccctggggctgccctAGCTCCCAGGGAGACTGCTTggtccaggctgctgcagcaggacattTCACCTGGCCAAAGTGCAGCCACCAggggagcagctcctcacaTCTCAGGGATTAGTCCTGGGATGGTCAGCATCCATGGTGTCACTGGACTATCCTCACTCTTGTGCCCTTGCAGGGAGGCCAGGGGACCCTGCGAAGCCCTTGCATGGGGTGCGtagtgcagggctgctggctcctgccagctcctggctcATGTCCTGAGCAGATATTGTGCTGAGTAGAGCTAGGCACAACCCCGTGTGTGGCACAAGCATCCCCTACTCTGTCTCACTACCCATCCTCCCTGGGCCCCAAGCACCTCATTGCAGATCTACAGCTTAACCCCAGCTGGAGGCAACACAAACTGGGGCTTGCACCACGGACAGGCCCATGGGACTGCACCTGTGGGCCCCTCGCTTCAGGCCAGGAAGGGAGACCAGGCTCAGCCAGaggggcacagggcagcctgATGCCCTTTTTAGTCCTACAGCCTCCCAGCTCCATTCACCAGAGCCCCTCACGTACTCCAGAGGTTTTGCCCGTCCTGCAGCCTGAAGAGGTATTTGGGAGCAGAGCTGTTACTGCTTTGTACATACTGCTAGAGTGTCCCTAGGGGTTTGCATAGTATTTATTGGTTCATATACACAAGGCTGATTGCTGTACAGTTTACACTTTCAACACAAGCAACGAGCTCAGTGCTcagcccagagccctgccctggcaggagaCGTTGCACgtgctggggagaggaagggcagccctgcaccagcccctctgcccagggcagctgtgctccctgcagccctcctcTCACACACCCCCTGGCAACGGCTGCCCTCCCCATAACCCAACACTCACTGAGAGGGACGAGAAGCGAGTCCAGCAGAGGCAGCACGGGTGATGGGGGTCCAAGCCCCCTCTCCTTCCGTGGCGGGTAGCGCTGTGCTGCCTCAGCTTCCCTCTTGCAGCTGGAGCACGGCATGGGGATGCATTTACACACGTGAACGCATGAGGGTGGCGTCTCTTTCCCTCTTGTTTTCTGCCAGTCCAGCTCTTGCCTTCCAGAGGAACTGAGAGGATGTCCCTGGTGCGAGCTGCTGTCTCTGGGCTCctggcagcagtggggcagggacagaggcCCCTCCATCAGTTTTAAGTACTGTAGCTCATGCGTCTTGCAGTCAGTCAGTCATGCGGATAGGATGGTAAGTATGTCTCATACAGAAATCATGCCATTAGCCTATAGAAACATGtacagccagccctgctccccttcactctctgctctcctctcttctccgGTTATGTGTCAGAACGTGCTTGGAGTTCAGTGGTTTGGTGCTGAGGTGAGATCCTGGAtagacagagagacagagatggGGTTACCAGGCAATCATGGTGGCACAGCCAGGAGAAAGGGGATGGGCAGCCAGGTAtgtggcagccccagcccctgctacACCCTGTGCTTGTCCCACACACCCCCATCCTGCCCAGCTACAAGACAAGTTTTGGGGGATAGGGAACGTGTCAGAGAGACAGCAATGGAGCACCATTAAGTGCCTACAAACACCGGCAATGCCGCAGATGGTGTTGGCTGTGCTGTCCCATGTGCAGAGAGCAGCAACGAGCGGGTGCTGAGCTGCACCAGAGGCAATGTGgtgctgggagggctgctgtAGGCTCTGGGAATAGAGGAGGCCAGCTCTGAGCCCCCAGCCTCAACCAGGGTGACTGCACCTCACCCTCACAGTGGTGAAGACCCCATGCGTTCCTAATGCACACCCCAGGCCACAACAACACACCAAGGAAAACAGCAAGTccaaagcagcaggagcactgTCCCAGAGACAGGCAGGCCCAGGGACTGTCTGGGGTGTGGGGCAGGCAGTAGGTGTGGGGACACGGTCTGCATGAACACATGTGCACAACCACAAGCCTCTTGACTGTCATGCACCCGCTAACACAGTGGAAAGAGGAGGGCAAGGGAGGGCAGACAGGCACAGCCATGCATGTACAGCAGAGACCAGAGGACTGACAGCCCCTGCTTGGCAGCCTCCTCCCTGGCTCAGGCAGTGCCCGGCAGCTGGGGAGCATGCACGCCGCACCTTCCCCCAAGTGCTGCACTGCCGGCCCAGCAGCAAGCATGCAGACAGCAGTGATGCAACTGGGTCCAAGTGTGTTGTGCCAGCCACCCTGCTTTGACCCTGGTCCAGTCCCACCCaacagggaagggcagggggagcagggaatGTGCAAGACTTGGGGGATGATCCAGTGCTCACACTGGGgatcaaaagaagaaatggcctgGGCCAAAGGCAAGTCCCCTGACCTCAACCCCTACAAGCATCGTGCTCCTGcaccctgccactg
Above is a genomic segment from Falco biarmicus isolate bFalBia1 chromosome 18, bFalBia1.pri, whole genome shotgun sequence containing:
- the NKX6-3 gene encoding homeobox protein Nkx-6.3, producing the protein MDANLPGTFLLNGPSLGPFPEAKAPVCQYSVQSSFYKLGPPGLGAQLAAGTPHGISDILSRPAATPNSTLLPGYPHAGGFNGLSSPGVYYGPQVGALPKAGGDYLSRGRSCWAEAAPDWRGGRQCGGPPAHLADSIHKKKHTRPTFTGHQIFALEKTFEQTKYLAGPERARLAYSLGMTESQVKVWFQNRRTKWRKKSALEPSSSSQRVGGSGGEQAASETEDDEYNKPLDPDSDDEKIRLLLRKHRAAFSVLGLGTHSG